caataaacttacTATGCATGGTGATTTCACTAATTTGTGATTAGATGAcagtgtaaaactattttacagGGTAATGCCAATGAAGAAGGATCGGTGTTACCTTCTCCAGTTCTAGAGTTGGGCATGGAGTTGGATTCAGAGATTCTATCTGCTTCACCAATCTTTCAATTTCAGATTTCTTGGTAGCTGGGATTCCAAAAATTCCCCTGTTGATTCCTTgaaacatgtttttttgccaCTCTTTTTCAATCATATTACTATTTCgatcataataataaaagggAGATGAAAATAACTGGAGTGGGTACCTTCCACCGCCTGGCAAAGCTCTCTTTTCTTCTGAGCAAGTGTTTCAAGCTCAGCTAAGCCTGAGCCAGGATTGTGTTCTGCAACTTTAATGATTGTAATGGGTCTAAACCATAATGGTCTCTCACCAAATCTTGAAGTGTTTATTCTTGAATGATTTCTAGATGGAACAAAATTTTGGAGTTTCATGGCATTCATGGTTCTACAAATAAGAGGACTCACATGGGAATCTGTCATTGGTGGCTGAACTAGCTTAGTGACCATTGAACCTTCACGTGGGATGAGAGACAGAAGGATGAAACATAGGAGAGGGTCGTTGCTCTATCTATTTTGCTGATAAGGAGTTATTAAGGCTGAAAATTTCGGCCAAAGGGAAACTGTGACACgatttagtttttataacaaAGGTTGTGTGGATAGGTCTATCGAGACATGTGGTTTAGAAGTTCCCATTTGAAGGACACGAGATCCAGTTGATAGATACCTTATGCGTTGGTCTTCTACGTGCCAACCTCTAAAGGCCCATGTtctaatagagagaaaaaaacattattttgtgaagttttttatataaaaaattacccTGCAGCTGAGTCTTCATTTCAATAGGGAGTGCACACAACAATAGGGTCATGCTCAGAACATTTATGAATTAATCAAGTTCGCATGTGTCTGGGATAAGATTAGATAggatacaaagaaaaaagttctCAAGCTGGTTAATTGGTTGCAAGGGAAAGAGCAGAATTGCAAAGACGTCTTAGAAGCTTGAGCAAACCTTCTAGTGAGATAAGCAGACACAAATATGAAACAAGGGAAATTGCAACGCAAAACACGACGAATTAAATCCTCAAGTGTCTCTAATGCAGTTTAAGATCTGGCAACAATCCCTAAAGACTTGAAATAAAATTCATCTGGTAACTGGTAAGTCCTTCAATTGAACTAAAATTTTCAAGTAAACAATTTTCATAGAAAGAGTGCAGTTGGTAAGAAattaagagaaacaaaaatgaatgTATCTAGACTCGGAAAAAAATATCCTAGATTCATATTttacttctttaaaaaaaaaagttaaagtcaCTATATCTAGTGGCACGAGACGTGGGTGATTTATATAAGACCATAAGTTCAAACTCATGGTCacgtaaagaaaagaaagaaaaaaaaggtcctAGAAGGTATACATGacaaattatttgaaaactCCTACCTAAAGAGGGTcacatattaaaataacttacgGGAAGCCAGATTTTGTAAACTAAAATTTAGTAGTACAATTGTAAATTTGAGTGTCGATAAAACTACATAGAACTAGAATCCACAAACAATGTCAACAGTCAGCAACACACTGTATggatttcttattttataactaAAACATATGCTCTAGGCAGCAGGATTTGATTGGTTGGATTCTTGCTGTTGTTTCCACTGCTCTGGGGTAACAGCTTTCTTAATAGAGAGAGCATGAATTTGTTTCATTTCCTCCTCTAAGGCAGCATTCACCATTCGATGCCTCTCAAGTAGCCTTTTGCCTTCAAACTGT
This genomic interval from Glycine max cultivar Williams 82 chromosome 5, Glycine_max_v4.0, whole genome shotgun sequence contains the following:
- the LOC100778528 gene encoding Protein BOLA2-like, producing the protein MGVTKEQVELSLKAKLNPSHLEVVDISGGCGASFVVEIVSEQFEGKRLLERHRMVNAALEEEMKQIHALSIKKAVTPEQWKQQQESNQSNPAA
- the LOC100777996 gene encoding fibrillin-5, chloroplastic isoform X3: MVTKLVQPPMTDSHVSPLICRTMNAMKLQNFVPSRNHSRINTSRFGERPLWFRPITIIKVAEHNPGSGLAELETLAQKKRELCQAVEEWQKNMFQGINRGIFGIPATKKSEIERLVKQIESLNPTPCPTLELEKVAGCWRLVYSTISILGSKRTKLGLRDFISLDDFFQTIDISKRVDINFENSTITPDRLMNVFRKNYDLLLGIFNPEGWLEITYVDDTLRIGRDDKSNIFVLERFDDSNNT
- the LOC100777996 gene encoding fibrillin-5, chloroplastic isoform X4, whose protein sequence is MVTKLVQPPMTDSHVSPLICRTMNAMKLQNFVPSRNHSRINTSRFGERPLWFRPITIIKVAEHNPGSGLAELETLAQKKRELCQAVEGINRGIFGIPATKKSEIERLVKQIESLNPTPCPTLELEKVAGCWRLVYSTISILGSKRTKLGLRDFISLDDFFQTIDISKRVDINFENSTITPDRLMNVFRKNYDLLLGIFNPEGWLEITYVDDTLRIGRDDKSNIFVLERFDDSNNT